The nucleotide window GGCGCCCGTGGCGCCGGGGCTTGATGGAGCAGGGGAGCTGGTCGTCGTCGTGGAGACGGGGAAGCTGCCACAGCGGTGCATCCTCGAGCGCGCGGAGGGCCAGCGGGTCTGGAGCGCGTGCCCGCGCCCGTGGGTCCGAGGGCAGGTGCGAGTCGAGGTGGATGGAGCGGGCTGGGAGACGGAGACCGTCACCTCGCTGGAGAACCTCTTGTTGCGGCGAGGCAATGTCGGAGCGCTGCTCGATGCGACGCGGCAGCCCAACCTCGGCCCCGCTCCTCCCAGGCGCGAGCGTAGAGCGTATGGGTATAGGAAAAACCATCCGCCGACAGGCGAGGGATGCCGATGAGGGCGGTCCTCACCCCATCCTCGCCCTGCGCCTCGTCACGGACCTCGCTCCCCATCTGCTTCGCCGTCTGCCAGAGCGTGTCCAGCGGGACGTCGTAGTCGTAATCGCAGACCTGTTGCCGCAGGTACTCCGCTTCACCCTCCATCCGGCGCAAGGCCCCACAGCCCGATGAAGCGACGACACCGATGACGAGCAGTCCGCGCAGGAGGAGGTTCATGCGCCTTCCACTCAAGACCAGGGCCTCCCCGCGCCGCAAGAGGCCCTGGCCACGGCGTCGACACGCTCGAAGGTGGCGTGCTCAGTCCAGGAGGAGTGAGTAGGGCCCGTAACTGAAGCTCATCGACGCGGTCTCAGGGCGGACCAGGATGTGGTGGACGCCGGACGAGGTGGGCGTGAAGTTCCCCTCGAAGCTCCTGGGAAGCTCCGTGCCGTCCGGGGCCAGCACCCGCACCACGGTCGTGAAGCCCGCGTTGGCACGCACCCGGTGCGGCCAGCCCGCGAACAGGCTCACCGAAAACACGTCCACGTCATACGTAGAGTCCAGCACCGCGGGCAGACTCACCGGATGGCTGATGGGCGTCGCATCGCCCACCCTATCCCCATGGTCGTCCGTGCCCAGGTATTCGAGCGTGAGCTGGTAGGAGTCCGCACTGGTGAAGACGTAGACAGGCGCCGTCACGTGGGCATCCAGGTAGTAGCTGCGGGTGGAGCCCTGACCCGTATGGAGCGTGCGAAGCGCTCCGGCGGGGGACTGGAGGGTCGGGTTACAATCAATGCAGCTCACGCGATAGAGCGCGTTTGCCTCCATGGTGAAGACGAACACGTCCACGTCGCTGCTGACAGGACACTCACCAGAAAGGGTCTGCCCAGGCGCGAGCGAAGTGGCCGTCTCCGGCGTGTTCCCGTGGTCGTCCAGCCCCAGGTCACGGGCCTGGATGGAATAGGTCCCCGCTTCCCGGAAGGACTCGACGCTCACCTCCAGGAAGTAGACCGAGTCCTGGGGCGCGAGGAAGTTGGATTGATTGGACAGGTTCTGGAGCACCGTCCCCTGTGCGTTCTTGAGTCTCATGACGCCCGCGCGTCCAGGGGCGGCCGCCGCCACGAAGGAGTAGCTGTGGCCGGCATGCACGGGGAAGGAGAAGACATCCACATCGAGGCGCGTCTCCAGATGCCCCGTCAGTAGCGTGGGGACCTGCACCGCGGTCGCGGCCGCGAGCGTGTTCCCGTGGTCATCGAAGCCCAGGTCATCGAAGCGACAGGAGTAGGGCCCCACATAGGAGGGGCTGGAGCTCACCTCCACGAAGTACTCGGCGACAGCAGCCGCCTCCACAGCGACACGCGACGCCTGGTTCGTGGCGCTGTAGCTGGCCTCCACCATCTGTCCCGTGGCGTTCGTGAGAAACAACGTCGGGCCCAAGGACTGTCCGGGGAGGAGCTCACACATGAAGCGATAGATGTGTCCCACCTGCGTGGTGAAGGAGAAGACGTCCCGGTCCATTCCACCGGAGAGCTGCCCCGTGAAAGGCACCGAGGACGGCGTCAACGGGGTGGCGTACTCCCGCGCGTCACCGTGGTCGTCCAAGCCCAGGGTCTCGAACTGAAGCGTATAGGCCGAGCGGATGATGGGAATCTGCCAGTAGGCGGACGTCACCTCCACCCGGTAGGTGCCGTCATGTGTCGCATTGAAGGAAGCCGTGCCCGCGGGCTCACCCGAGGCCACGCCCGTGGGCCCGAGGACCTTCACCAGACACGGCATTGCCGGGTCCAGGGACGTACACGTGACCCGGTGAAAGGCGCCGTGGGACAGGGAGCGGGAGAACATATCCATGTCCGTGCGCAGCTCCAGCACGCCAGTGGCCTGGGTGCCCGGGAGCCAGGGAGTGGCGGTCGCCAGCCACTCACCATGGTCGTCCTGCCCGACGTCCTCCAGCACGCAGTTGTAGGAGCCGGACAGCTCCTCGTGGACGGCGAACATCTTCAGATAGGTGGTCTGCGCGGTGTGGGTCTTGAAGAAGAGGCTCTGCCCGGACGAAATCCAGGCATGGACCCACTCCAGACGCTCCCCGTTCACATCGATGTGCTCGAGGCCCCAGCCCACGAGCGGCTCCGGGAAGGTGCAGTGAAAGCGGTAGTAGTGCCGGGCCTCTGACTGGAAGGCGAAGATGTCCCGGTCCATCGAGTTCTCCAGCGTCCCTCCGAAGGTACCGGAAGAGGCGGGGAGGAGCGTGGCGGTGGCCGGCGTGTCCCCGTGGTCGTCGAGCAGGCCGGAATACTTGCCAGGGTCGCCCTCCCCTCCCGGACTGGAGAGCGCTCCGCCGCACCCCAGCGCGAACACCCAGATGGACAGACAACGGCAGAAGACTCGTGACAATGGGGTCATGGTCATTCCTCCAGACAACAAGCGGGTTGTTCGGGTCGACGGGCCGGCCCCTCCTTCCTGAATCACGTCATGGCCAACACCCCGTCACGACACTCATCCACTCCGCACACGTCGGAAGCTCATCCCAGCTGATGGACGGCTTCCAGCTTGTGTCCCTCCGGGTCCGTCACGAAGCACGCGTAATACGTGTCGCCGTAGTGCGGACGCAGGCCAGGAGCCCCCTGGTCCTTGCCGCCGTGCTTCAAGCACGCGGCGTGGAAGGCATCGACGGCCTCCCGGCTCGGCGCATTGAACGCGAGGTGGAAGCCGTCACCGGGCGGCGTGGCCTCCGGCCGCAGGAACAGCGCCAGCGTGTCACCCTCCCCCTCCGGGCCGTAACCCGCCGAGCGCTCCGAGCTCCACACCCGCGTGTAGCCCAGCGGCGCCAGCGCGGCGTCGTAGAACGCGATGGCACGCGCGAGGTCCCGCACGCCGAACGAGAGATGACCCAGGAGCAACCCCGCCCGCGCCACGCTCTTCTGGAGAGCGCGCGCCAGCACGGCCTTCTCCTCGACGCTCAGGCCCGAGTCGTTGACAGCCGCCAGGACCTCTTCACCACGAGCCGATAGCTTCATGCGGAGAACACCTCCTCAGGACTCCAGCGGATAGCCGTAGCGCTTCAGGGGCTCCGCCAGGAGTTCGTTGACGTAGCCGTGCCATTCCTTCGGGATGATCTGCCGCCACTTGCCCACCGAGCCGTCGCCCGTGACGTGCAGCCCGTTGATGCCGTCGATGGTGTAGGCCTGCCACTTCTCGTCGATCCACCCCGCCCCGCCCTCCTGCCGGCAGACCACGGCGACACGCTCGGAGCGCGCCTTGTTCGCCTCCAGCGAGTAGCTCGCCCGGGCACGGTCCTTCTGCTCGTCCGTGAGCTTCATGCCGAAGAACTTCTCGACCTGCCCGAACAGGTAGTCGAAGTTGTTGAAGAAGTCCTCGTACCGAAGCCAGAGCACGTTCTTCCGGTCGCCCCAGGTCTCGCTGACGCGGTACAAATCACTGAACGAGGAGTTGTCCTCCGCGTGCTCCTTCACCAGGAAGTCGATGCTCGCCTTGGTGACGGGCAGGTTGGCGCGCTTGAAGTAGGTACAGAGGATGTCTCGGAAGTCCCGCACGGTGACGACCACGCGGTCCTCCGGCCGGAACTGGGGACACTTGTGGGTCTTCTTCACATTGCCCAGGAGGGAGTTGAGCACCTGCCAGACGAACGTGGAGCCGCTGCCCGGGAAGCCGAACTGGATGATGAGCGGTTCGGCCCGCGCATCCCCATGAGGGTCCACTTCCTTCTCGAAGTCTGAGTAGGACTTCACGCTGTCCATGACAGTACCTCCCGATTGCACGAGCAGGGTTTGGCGCCAACCCTATGCCATTGCATGCAGAGGACAGAAGCCCAATCCCTCACGCGAGGGCAGCCGGGTGGAAGAATGCCGCCAGGGCAGAAGGCAGACCTCGCAAACCCTCACGTCCGCCGAGGACCTCAGCGGGGGTAGAACTGCTCGATGGTGACCTCCTCCGCCAGGGCATGCAGCGGCGCCCCGAAGGTCGTCACGGTCGTGAACCACTGCGTGGCGACACCGTCGACCATGAACGTCAGCGGAACCAGGACGCCCGCGGAGCGGCCCGGCAGCCGGGCGGGGAGCTCACGCGCGTCCGGGTACGTGAGCACTCGCGCCAGCACGTTGGCGACCTCGGACCCGGGCCCCCGCAGGCGCGCGTTCTCCTTCAGTCGCCCGAGCAGGTAACCCGCGATGTCCTGCCAGTTCCCAATCGCGGAGCGGACCCGCCCGGGCGCGAAGACCAGGTCCATCAGGTTGGTTCGCCCCAGCGCGTCCCGCCCCAACCCCATCATCGCCAGCGCCCCCGCGTTCGCATCCAGCACCGTCGACGCCGCGTCCAGCGCCAGCGCCGGGTGCGGCTCGTGCGCGCCCAGAATCAACGCCGCCGCCTGCCGCAGCTCCCGCATCTCCTCGCTGTTCCAATCACTCTCACCAAACTCTGGCGCATACCCCGCCGCCACCAGCAGCGCGTTGCGCTCCCGCAGGCCCAGACCCAGGGCCTCCGCCAATCGCAGGACCATGTCCTGGCTGGGCTCCGTCCGCCCGGACTCGATGAAGGCCAGGTGCCGGGGCGACACCTCGGCGTCGAACGACAGCGCGAGCTGACTCTTGCCCCGTGATGCACGCCAGTCCTTGAGCAACGCCCCCAGCTCGCTCCGGGGCTTCGGGGCGCCCTTGCGCGGTCGCCGGGCCGCCACCTCGACGGTCCTCTTCATGGCCCGCGCCCACGCGAGGCGGCCACACACTTCCCTCCCAGGTCATTGCGGGGCAGGCGCGGCGACACCGAGTCTTCGAGGCATCCCATCACCCGAGGATTCCCCATGAACGACCGCCTCGTCTATCGCCTGGATGCCTTCGCCGCCATCAGCATGGGCTGTGCGTTGCTGCTCGTCGCCACTCCGCTCACCACGCTCGCGGGATGGACACTGCCGCCGTCCTTCCTGTTCGGCCTGGGCGTGTTCCTGGTGCCCTGGGCTGGCATCAACGTCTGGGCCTCCACGCAGTCCCCCGTCGCCACGAGCATGCTCTGGGTGCACCTGCTGGTGGACGGCACCTGGGTGCTGGGGAGCGTGGCCCTCATGCTCGCCCACTCCGACACCTTGTCGACCCTGGGCTTCGTGCTGCTCGCCGGCCAGGCGGTGAGCGTGCTCGGCGTCTTCACCCTCAAGCTCGCTCCCTTCCTCCGCCCCCGTCTCGCGCGGTGAATCAGCGCAGGCCCGCAGGCGCACCCAGGAACCAGGTGGCCCCTTGTTTCACTCGGCGACCGGGTTACCGCTTGCATCTGGATGTTATGTAGTCCAAAGACTGAAGGATGGCATGGGACCCACGCGTCTTGAAGCCCGAGCCGAATGGCCGGGATCCTGGTGATGTACTGGATGAGCTGCGCAGGCAGCTCAAACGAGGCTTGGGCCGCCGGCTGCTCATCGGTGGCGCTGGCCTGGCCCTGCTGGTGGGCCTGTTCACCAGCTACGCGCAGGTAGAGCCCGACGAGGTCGGCGTCATCCTGCGGCTGGGGCGCTTCGTGGACACGGTGGAGCCGGGTCCGCACTTCCGGCTGCCGTACGGCATCGACCGCATCGTCAAGGTGCCGGTGCAGCGTCAGCTCAAGGCGGAGTTCGGCTTCCGCACCGAGTCCGTGGGCGCGCGCAACACGTCCTACGCCGCCAGCGGCTCCGACATGAAGCGCGAGTCGCTGATGCTCACCGGTGACCTCAACGTCGCCGTGGTCGAGTGGATCGTCCAGTACAAGATCAAGGACCCGTACAAGTACCTCTTCAAGGTGAAGAACGTGGAGGGGATGTTGCGAGACATCTCCGAGGCGTCGATGCGCGCCGTCGTGGGTGACCACTCCGTCAACGAGGTCCTCACCACCGGCCGCCAGACGGTGGCCACGCAGTCCAAGCTGCTGCTCCAAGACCTGGCGGACCGCTACGAGACGGGCGTGGACATCCAGCAGGTGGTGCTCCAGGACGTCAACCCGCCCGACCCCGTCAAGCCGTCCTTCAACGAGGTCAACCAGGCCATCCAGGAGAAGGAGCGCGCCATCAACGAGGCCTTCGCCGAGCTCAACCGCGCCATCCCCCGCGCCAAGGGCGAGGCCGAGGAGGCGTTGCGCTCCGCGGAGGGCTACGCCATCGAGCGCGTCAACCGCGCCAAGGGCGAGGCCGAGCGCTTCACCCGCGTCTACGAGGAGTACCGCAAGGCGCCCGAGGTCACCCGCCGCCGCATGTACCTGGAGACCGTGAGCCAGGTGCTCACCAGCACCGGGCAGAAGGTCGTCATGGACGAGAACCTCAAGGGGCTCACGCCCATGTTGCGCATGGACGGCCCGGACTCCGCGGCCGCCGGCGCGGCGCACACGACGGAGGCCCACCGATGAGCCGCGTGGCAACGATTGTCCTGGGCGTCGCGGTGCTCGCCATCATCCTGGGCTTCTCCAGCACGTACACCCTGAGCGAGCACGAGCAGGCGGTCATCACCCGCTTCGGTCAGCCCCGCGGCCAGTCCATCACCGAGCCGGGCCTGCACTTCAAGCAGCCCTTCGTCGACACGGTGAACCGCTTCGACAAGCGCTGGCTCGACTGGCGCGGCGACCCGAACCAGATTCCCACCAAGGACAAGAAGTACATCTGGGTGGACACCTTCGGCCGCTGGCGCATCGTCGACCCGCTGCGCTTCTTCCAGCGCCTGCGCGACGAGCGCAACGCGCAGTCCCGGCTGGACGACATCATCGACGGCGAGACGCGCAACACCATCGCGTCCTTCGCGCTGATTGAAGCGGTGCGCTCCACCAACCGTCCGTTCGAGGACGACGAGTACACCACCGAGGAGGAGCGCGGCGAGTCGCAGGAGCAGGTGGCCCAGGGCCGCGACAAGCTCACCCGGCAGATCCGCCTGCGCGCGGCGGAAATCGTGAAGGAGTTCGGCGTGGAGCTGGTCGACGTGCAGATTCGTCGCATCAACTACGTCGACGAGGTCCAGGTGAAGGTCTTCGAGCGCATGATTTCAGAGCGGCGGCGCACCGCGGAGCGCTCGCGCTCGGAGGGCATGGGACGGGCGGCCGAGATTCGCGGCCAGCGCGAGCGTGACCTGAAGGAGATCCGCTCCGAGGCCTACCGCAAGGCGCAGGAAATCACCGGCAAGGCCGACGCCGAGGCGACGCGCATCTACGCCGACGCCTTCGGCCGCGACGCGGAGTTCTACCAGTTCATGCGCACGCTGGAGGCCTACCCCCAGGTGATGGACCGCTCCACCTCGCTCTTCCTCGGGAGCGACTCGGAGTTCTATCGCTACCTGCGCAGCTCCAAGAAGTAGCCGGGCTCACCTCCGGAAGAGACTCGGGCCGGACTCCATGCACGTGACATGGAGCCCGGCCCGTTCATTTCCGGAAGGCGCCCCGCGCGTCAGTGCACGCGGCCCGGAGGCAGGTTCGAGCGCGGCGGGAAGCCCGGCACCGCGTCGGACTTCGGCGCCGACGAGCCACTCAGCGAGCGAGGCGTGAGCAGCCCCTCACCCACCGCGCCCAGGCTCGGCGCCAGAGCCTGCGGCGCGCCGCACACCAGCGTCTCCAGGTCGTCGTCGCGTCGGCCCAAGTCGTTGAAGACGCGGGGCGTGCCCGTGAGCGGGTCCGGCACGGGCTGCGCGCTGACGAGGAAGGGCGACAGGAACGCGGGAGCCCCCGCGGAGCGCGGGAAGACGTGGAGGAACGGCGTCTGCGTCTCACCCGCGTGGCAGCCATTGCAGGTGTTCAGCGAGAAGCGATGCCGGACCTCCGGGTCCGCGCCGGGGACGGACCACGTCAGGCCGAAGGGCGTCATCGCCGAGCCGGCGACGAAGGCCTGCCCCTGGTACAGCGAGGGCACCTCGTGCGTGCCGGCCAGGATGGCCGCGGTGTTCTCCTGCACGAAGCTCGCGAGCCGGGGCGAGTTGTTGAGGCTGAGCTCCGGCGTGAGGGCCACGGGGGACGGGACGAGCCCGTTCGGACCGAAGTGGAACTCGCGCAGCTCCCACAGCGGGTTCAGCGCGTTCTCGTTGGTGCGCACCTGGTGGATGGCGCTGCCCATGAAGCGGCCCTGCGCGACGAAGGGCTCGGTGAAGCGGTCGGTGAGGGCCTGGAGCTTCGCGTTGTAGAGGGGGCTGCCGAGCGGCAGCGAGCCCAGTTCGTGCCAGTCCCGCGCCCAGCGCTGGATGTCCTCCGGGCCGTCGCCGGGCAGCATGTACTCGAGGATGACGGTGAAGGGCAGGTCGAGCCCCGAGGGCGTGGTGACCCCGAAGACGAAGCGCCCCTCGCCCGAGTGCGTGCCCTCGCTGCGCAGGTCGATGCGGTTGACGATGGCGAGCAGCCGGAAGGGCGCGGTGTTGAAGTCGAGCGGCGCGGACGGACCGCCGCTGCGCGTCTCCCAGGGCGTGAGCACATCGGGGAGCATGCTCGGACGTCCGGCGACGGGCATGCCGGCGATGACCTGGTTCGTCTCCCACGTCTTGAGCCAGGTGCGAATCATCTCGGACGGGTTCTGGCCGCCGTTCATGCGCCGCATGAGCGTGCCGAACGTCCAGGCGCCGCCGTTGACGGTCCGCACGGGGTCCTCCACCACGGGCAGCGCGGTGATGAGCAGCTCGTTCTCCGGCGACACCTGACACACGCCGGGCGCGCAGGCCGTGCTGGACTCGCAGCCGTTGAGGGGACTGCCGTCGCAGTCGAAGGTCCCCACCGCGCAGGCGAGGCCGCACGTGCCCGCGCCGCAGACGCCGCTGGCGGACGCAGCGCCGCCGCACACGGTGCCGCACGCGCCGCAGTTCGCGGCGTCGTCCACCACCGAGGTCTCACAGCCGTTGACCGGGTCGCCGTCGCAGTCGCGGAAGCCCGCGAAGCACGTCTCCTCGACGGCCACGCAGGGCGACAGGTTGCCCGCCATGTCCCGGAGGCGGAAGGACATGGGGACACCGACCTGGTTGGCGACCAGGGGCAACAGCGCGCTGCCGCTGCTGTCCACCGCGACATCGGTGCTCGTCGGGTTGGCGCAGTCATTCCCCCAGAAGAGGAAGAGGCGCGAGCGGGGCTCGGCCTGGATGCGCATGCCGGCGACGATGGAGCCCTGGGACAGGGGCACCAGACCGGCCGTGAAGGTCGGCGCGGGCGGCGCGACGGTGTCATGCGTGTACGCCACGGACGTGCAGGCCGACAGGTTCCCCGCGGCGTCCACGGCGCGCACGGAGAAGTTCGTCACCGTGTTCGCGAACACCGTCGGGTTGAGGCTGAAGACGCCGGTGGTGGCGTGCGCCGTGGTGCTGGTCGGTGGAGACCCCGCGCAGTTGGCGCTCCGGAAGACGAGCACGAGCGCGCCGGCCTCGGTGCGGCCATCGAGCTGCGGATTGAGCACCGTGCCCGTGGCGCTGGGCACGAAGGCGAGCTGGAAGGGGGTGACGGGCGCGACGTTGTCGTGCGTGTAGCTGACGGGGGCGGAGCACGCGGAGACATTGCCCACCAGGTCCTCGGCCTTGGCGGAGAAGGTCGTGGTGGTGTTGGCCGTGACGGTGAGCGCGCGGGAGAAGGCGCCCGAGCCCGAGGCCGTGAGGGTCGCGATGGGCGAGCCCGCGCAGGTGCCCCCCGCGAAGAGGCGCACGGTGGCGTTCCCTTCGGTGACGCCGTTGAGGGTGATGGCCGTCTGATTGCCGGGCGAGGCCGGGGTGAAGGCGGAGAACGAGGGGACGATGGGCGGCGTGGTGTCGCGCTCGCAGCCGAGGAGCTCCACGCGCGCGAGGGAGACGGTCTCCACGCCGGTGCGCGGGTCATTGTCATCCGTGATGTCGAGCTTGAAGCGATTGAAGGCCCTGGGGAGGCTGAGCGGGTACTCGCGCCGCTCGGCGCTCGTCCAGTTGAACTCGTCCACGCGCGTGTCGACGACCACCCAGGCGGTGCCGTTCCAGGCCTGGAGGGTCCAGCTCTTCGGCGCGCGGGTGGTCGCCTCGCCGTTGGGGAACTTGAGGGCGTAGCGGGTGAGGACGCGCGCGGCGCCCGGCCACTCGTAGGCGAGCCAGGAGGGCGTCGCCTTGGAGGACAGCCACATGGACGCGGAGGTGTCGACGTTGTCGAAGGCCTTCCACGGCTCATTGCCCGCCTGGAGGAAGCCGGAGCCCGTGACGGTGCCCGAGGGCGCGGTGGCGCTCGTCATGGCGGGCACCTGGTTGACGATGGCGGCGCAGGCGCAGTTGTAGAAGGACAGCCGGCCGATGGAGAGCACATCCACGCCCGTGCCGGCGGTGTTGTCCTCGGTCACCATGAGGCGGTACTTGCTGTAGGCGCCGGGGGTGGTGATGGAGAACTCACGCTCCTCGGAGCCGCCCCAGTTGGTCTGCTGCGTGCGGGTGTCCAGCGTGTTCCACGCGCTGCCGGACCACCCCTGGAGGGTCCAGTCGCGGGGCGCGCGGTTGTTGAGTGAGCCATTGGAGAACTTGATGGCGTAGTGGGAGAGCGTGCGCGCGCCGTCGAAGAACTCGTAGGTGAGCCAGGCGGTGGATTGGCCGCTCGCGGTGAGCCACATGCTGCTGTCGCTGCCGTCGACCGCGTGCCAGGCGGGGTTGGCCGCGTTGAACTCGCTGGAGGCGATGACCAGGCCGCTGACGGGGTTGTCGCGAGCCGACATCACGGGGATGAGGCTGCCGCCGCAGGTGAGTCCTTGCGAGACGGTGCCCAGGGGCTCGTGGGTGGGGTCGATGGGCGGGGCGTCCTGACACCCCGGCACGAAGGCCAGGGTGAGGGCGCTCGCCAGGAAGAGGCTGTTGAAGGACATCGGGCGATGCATGCACACGCTCCTCGCTACGGGCCGCCGGAGGACACCGGTGGCACGGGAGGAGCGTTTCGTACCGGGCGCCGACGAACGCGATGCGAGGGATGTGGCGAAACCGCCCGGGCGCGTGACGAACGCGCCGCCCGGAGGGGCGGACACTCACGGAGGAAGCGCGACGGATGCGCGAACCGCGAAGTGGTCCGAGCCGCCTCCGTGCAGCACCTTGGCGCCCGACAAC belongs to Myxococcus fulvus and includes:
- a CDS encoding VOC family protein, which gives rise to MKLSARGEEVLAAVNDSGLSVEEKAVLARALQKSVARAGLLLGHLSFGVRDLARAIAFYDAALAPLGYTRVWSSERSAGYGPEGEGDTLALFLRPEATPPGDGFHLAFNAPSREAVDAFHAACLKHGGKDQGAPGLRPHYGDTYYACFVTDPEGHKLEAVHQLG
- a CDS encoding sulfotransferase domain-containing protein, producing the protein MDSVKSYSDFEKEVDPHGDARAEPLIIQFGFPGSGSTFVWQVLNSLLGNVKKTHKCPQFRPEDRVVVTVRDFRDILCTYFKRANLPVTKASIDFLVKEHAEDNSSFSDLYRVSETWGDRKNVLWLRYEDFFNNFDYLFGQVEKFFGMKLTDEQKDRARASYSLEANKARSERVAVVCRQEGGAGWIDEKWQAYTIDGINGLHVTGDGSVGKWRQIIPKEWHGYVNELLAEPLKRYGYPLES
- a CDS encoding helix-turn-helix domain-containing protein, which codes for MKRTVEVAARRPRKGAPKPRSELGALLKDWRASRGKSQLALSFDAEVSPRHLAFIESGRTEPSQDMVLRLAEALGLGLRERNALLVAAGYAPEFGESDWNSEEMRELRQAAALILGAHEPHPALALDAASTVLDANAGALAMMGLGRDALGRTNLMDLVFAPGRVRSAIGNWQDIAGYLLGRLKENARLRGPGSEVANVLARVLTYPDARELPARLPGRSAGVLVPLTFMVDGVATQWFTTVTTFGAPLHALAEEVTIEQFYPR
- the hflK gene encoding FtsH protease activity modulator HflK — encoded protein: MAWDPRVLKPEPNGRDPGDVLDELRRQLKRGLGRRLLIGGAGLALLVGLFTSYAQVEPDEVGVILRLGRFVDTVEPGPHFRLPYGIDRIVKVPVQRQLKAEFGFRTESVGARNTSYAASGSDMKRESLMLTGDLNVAVVEWIVQYKIKDPYKYLFKVKNVEGMLRDISEASMRAVVGDHSVNEVLTTGRQTVATQSKLLLQDLADRYETGVDIQQVVLQDVNPPDPVKPSFNEVNQAIQEKERAINEAFAELNRAIPRAKGEAEEALRSAEGYAIERVNRAKGEAERFTRVYEEYRKAPEVTRRRMYLETVSQVLTSTGQKVVMDENLKGLTPMLRMDGPDSAAAGAAHTTEAHR
- the hflC gene encoding protease modulator HflC — its product is MSRVATIVLGVAVLAIILGFSSTYTLSEHEQAVITRFGQPRGQSITEPGLHFKQPFVDTVNRFDKRWLDWRGDPNQIPTKDKKYIWVDTFGRWRIVDPLRFFQRLRDERNAQSRLDDIIDGETRNTIASFALIEAVRSTNRPFEDDEYTTEEERGESQEQVAQGRDKLTRQIRLRAAEIVKEFGVELVDVQIRRINYVDEVQVKVFERMISERRRTAERSRSEGMGRAAEIRGQRERDLKEIRSEAYRKAQEITGKADAEATRIYADAFGRDAEFYQFMRTLEAYPQVMDRSTSLFLGSDSEFYRYLRSSKK